A stretch of Brassica rapa cultivar Chiifu-401-42 chromosome A08, CAAS_Brap_v3.01, whole genome shotgun sequence DNA encodes these proteins:
- the LOC103833759 gene encoding transmembrane 9 superfamily member 4, with the protein MEKPPHLLLLLLVFFIYGVSPVISDGSDHRYKVGDDVPLYANKVGPFHNPSETYRYFDLPFCSSAPVKEKKEALGEVLNGDRLVTAPYKLEFLGEKNSHVACRKRLSREDVAQFRDVISRDYYFQMYYDDLPIWGFLGKVVKDGKSDPSEFKYYLFNHLQFEIFYNKDRVIEIIVRTDQSFLVDLTEDKEVEVDFTYTVRWKETEIPFEKRMEKYSLASSTPHHLEIHWFSIINSCVTVLLLTGFLATILMRVLKNDFVKYSHDEEAADDQEETGWKLLHGDVFRFPIHKSLLAAALGSGTQLFTLAVFIFMLALVGVFYPYNRGALFTALVVIYALTSGIAGYTASSFYCQLEGTNWVRNVMLTGSLFCGPLLLTFSFLNTVAIAYQATAALPFGTIVVIFLIWALVTSPLLILGGIAGKNRKSEFQAPCRTTKYPREIPPMRWYRRTLPQMAMAGFLPFSAIYIELYYIFASVWGHRIYTIYSILSIVFLILVIVTAFITVALTYFQLAAEDHEWWWRSLLCGGSTGVFVYAYCLYYYYARSDMTGFMQTSFFFGYMACICYGFFLMLGAVGFRASLFFVRHIYRSIKCE; encoded by the exons ATGGAGAAACCACCGCACCTTCTGCTGCTTCTGCTTGTTTTCTTCATCTACGGCGTTTCTCCGGTGATATCCGACGGTTCCGATCACCGTTACAAGGTCGGCGATGACGTTCCCCTTTACGCCAACAAAGTCGGCCCGTTTCACAATCCGAG TGAAACGTACCGATACTTTGATCTACCCTTTTGTTCTTCAG CTcctgttaaggaaaagaaggaaGCTCTCGGGGAAGTTCTCAATGGAGATCGGTTAGTCACTGCTCCTTACAAACTAGAGTTTTTGGGTGAGAAGAACTCTCATGTCGCATGCAGAAAGAGGTTGAGTAGAGAAGACGTTGCTCAGTTTCGAGATGTCATCTCCAGAGACTACTACTTTCAGATGTATTATGATGACTTGCCCATCTGGGGTTTCCTGGGGAAAGTTGTCAAGGACGGCAAATCTGACCCGTCCGAGTTCAAATATTACCTCTTCAACCACCTGCAGTTTGAGATTTTCTACAATAAGGACCGTGTTATTGAGATTATTGTGAGAACTGACCAGAGCTTCCTCGTCGACTTGACTGAGGACAAGGAAGTCGAAGTTGATTTCACTTACACTGTTCGGTGGAAGGAAACTGAAATCCCATTCGAGAAGAGGATGGAGAAGTACTCACTCGCTTCCTCAACCCCACATCACTTGGAGATCCACTGGTTCTCGATTATTAACTCATGCGTCACTGTTCTTCTCTTGACTGGTTTCCTTGCAACTATTCTCATGAGAGTCTTGAAGAATGATTTTGTTAA GTATTCACATGATGAAGAGGCGGCTGATGACCAAGAAGAGACTGGGTGGAAATTGCTCCATGGTGATGTATTCAGGTTCCCAATACACAAATCGCTGCTGGCTGCAGCCCTTGGTTCTGGCACACAACTGTTTACTCT GGCGGTTTTCATATTTATGCTTGCATTAGTCGGTGTCTTTTATCCCTACAACCGTGGAGCATTGTTTACTGCATTGGTTGTCATATATGCTCTCACTTCAGGGATTGCTGGATATACTGCTTCTTCTTTCTATTGCCAGCTAGAAGGAACTAACTGG GTTAGGAATGTTATGCTGACTGGAAGCCTCTTCTGCGGACCTCTTTTACTCACTTTCTCCTTCCTTAATACCGTTGCGATTGCTTACCAAGCCACTGCAGCGTTGCCGTTCGGGACAATTGTTGTTATCTTCCTCATATGGGCACTGGTTACCTCTCCACTGTTAATATTGGGAGGTATCGCCGGGAAGAACAGAAAATCTGAGTTTCAAGCTCCTTGCCGCACCACAAAATACCCAAGAGAGATCCCACCGATGCGCTGGTACAGAAGAACACTTCCGCAGATGGCCATGGCTGGCTTTTTGCCGTTCAGTGCCATTTACATCGAGCTTTACTACATATTTGCCAGTGTTTGGGGTCACAGAATATACACCATCTATAGTATTCTGTCTATCGTCTTCCTTATTCTCGTCATAGTCACTGCTTTCATCACGGTTGCATTAACATACTTCCAGCTTGCTGCCGAAGACCATGAGTGGTGGTGGAG ATCGTTGCTATGCGGGGGATCAACAGGCGTATTCGTTTACGCATACTGCTTGTATTACTACTATGCACGATCGGATATGACAGGGTTCATGCAGACCTCATTCTTCTTCGGCTACATGGCATGCATCTGCTACGGATTCTTCCTTATGCTCGGGGCAGTTGGATTCCGTGCATCCCTTTTCTTTGTCCGTCACATCTATCGCTCCATAAAGTGCGAATAA